One Vibrio quintilis DNA segment encodes these proteins:
- a CDS encoding NupC/NupG family nucleoside CNT transporter, giving the protein MQSVMHFILTLFVVTLLALLVSYDRRSIRIRYILQLLVIEVSVAWFMLHSEAGLYAVTSVAGFFDQLMKFAAQGSNFVFGNMSQQGLAFVFLNVLCPIIFISALIGILQHFKILPLIIRMIGTLLSKVNGMGKLESFNAVSSLLLGQSENFIAYKGIIGEQSSRRMYTMAATAMSTVSMSIVGAYMTMLDPRYVVVAIILNMFSTFIVLSLINPYHPDDEPEPQLSHLHENQSFFEMLGDYILAGFRVAMIVAAMLIGFIALITAMNAMFSAIFGISFQELMGYVFYPLAWVIGIPEQDALHAGSIMATKLVSNEFVAMLELQKAAAQFTERGLGILSVFLVSFANFASIGIVAGAIKGVDESQGNTVSRFGFRLVYGATLVSLLSAAIAGLVL; this is encoded by the coding sequence ATGCAATCTGTTATGCATTTTATACTGACGCTGTTTGTCGTCACATTACTTGCGCTGCTTGTCAGCTATGACCGCAGAAGTATCCGGATAAGATATATTCTGCAACTTCTGGTAATCGAGGTTTCAGTCGCATGGTTTATGCTCCACTCTGAAGCCGGATTGTATGCTGTCACATCTGTTGCCGGTTTTTTTGATCAGCTGATGAAATTTGCTGCCCAAGGCAGTAATTTTGTCTTCGGTAATATGAGTCAACAAGGGCTGGCCTTTGTCTTTTTAAACGTTTTATGCCCTATTATCTTTATTTCCGCCCTGATTGGTATTTTACAGCATTTCAAAATATTACCTTTAATCATCCGGATGATTGGTACGCTCTTGTCCAAAGTGAATGGCATGGGAAAACTGGAATCGTTTAATGCGGTCAGCTCCCTGTTACTCGGCCAGTCTGAAAACTTTATTGCTTATAAAGGCATTATTGGTGAACAGTCATCCCGCCGGATGTATACAATGGCAGCAACAGCGATGTCGACAGTATCGATGTCAATTGTTGGTGCCTATATGACAATGCTTGATCCCCGCTATGTTGTCGTTGCCATTATTCTGAATATGTTCAGTACATTCATCGTATTGTCTTTGATTAACCCTTATCACCCGGATGATGAGCCAGAACCGCAGTTAAGTCACCTGCATGAAAATCAGAGTTTCTTTGAAATGCTGGGCGACTATATTCTCGCAGGTTTCCGGGTCGCAATGATTGTAGCGGCAATGCTGATTGGATTTATTGCCCTCATCACTGCAATGAATGCCATGTTCTCCGCTATTTTCGGGATCAGCTTTCAGGAACTGATGGGCTATGTTTTCTATCCTCTGGCATGGGTGATTGGTATTCCGGAACAGGATGCATTACACGCGGGCAGTATTATGGCAACCAAATTAGTTTCTAACGAATTTGTTGCCATGCTGGAACTGCAAAAAGCCGCGGCACAATTCACTGAACGTGGGCTTGGTATTTTATCGGTCTTTTTAGTCTCATTTGCTAATTTTGCCTCAATCGGTATTGTGGCTGGTGCAATTAAAGGGGTTGATGAGTCACAGGGAAATACGGTATCCCGGTTTGGCTTCCGTCTGGTTTATGGTGCAACGCTGGTCAGCTTACTCTCTGCCGCCATCGCCGGGCTTGTTCTATAA
- the tnpA gene encoding IS200/IS605 family transposase — protein sequence MGDEKSLAHTRWNCKYHIVFAPKYRRQVFYGEKRRAVGEILRKLCEWKNVNIVEAECCVDHVHMLLEIPPKMSVSGFMGYLKGKSSLMLYEQFGDLKFKYRNREFWCRGYYVDTVGKNTGKIQNYIQHQLEQDKLGEQLSIPYSGSPFTGRK from the coding sequence ATGGGGGACGAAAAAAGCTTAGCGCACACTCGATGGAATTGTAAATATCACATAGTATTCGCCCCGAAATATAGAAGGCAGGTGTTCTATGGTGAAAAACGCAGAGCAGTTGGTGAAATACTGCGAAAATTATGTGAATGGAAAAATGTGAACATTGTTGAGGCAGAATGCTGTGTAGATCATGTCCACATGCTTTTGGAAATACCACCAAAGATGAGCGTTTCAGGATTTATGGGGTATCTAAAAGGAAAAAGTAGCTTGATGTTATATGAGCAATTTGGAGATTTGAAGTTCAAATATCGTAATCGTGAATTTTGGTGTCGAGGTTATTATGTGGATACGGTAGGTAAAAATACCGGCAAGATCCAAAATTACATCCAACACCAGTTAGAACAGGATAAATTGGGAGAGCAGCTGTCGATCCCATATTCAGGTAGCCCGTTTACGGGCCGTAAGTAA
- a CDS encoding rhamnogalacturonan lyase B N-terminal domain-containing protein: MKLLSTTQSLICGLGIAFASSANAGFSLKTDSNFYTVDTNAGVVFSIRRTDNNSSTQSAGDIASLKINGKEFQNQSRGSQINAGFDWLYKNTSDVNVSASKIGSDYIKITVKAGKLTHYYMARKGYPDIYMATYFTSEPDVHNHVRYILRMKRDQLPDGPVPSDISKTKSTVEAKDIFSLSNGETRSKHYSNQRLKDWKYIGAKGNNVGIWVVRDDMEGSSGGPFYRSLLNQGTENDQEITYIINYAQAQTESYRSGILNHYTLVVNQGQAPSTDIDTSWFSKMGLSGYVADSKRGRVSGVGINNRNTDYDYTVGFSNSKAQYWADANVASGYFSKDHMLPGTYDMTIYKNELAVDKRQVKVTAGNTTVLNTISVDNDPGNDGVIWRIGKWDGSPQEFLNGSKLTTMHPSDVRLSDWDASNFIVGSSRTNSFPAYIWKDVNNGHVIYFRLNKSQREKAHTLRIGITDALSGGRPRISVNNWSSKIPAASEQPETRSLTTGSYRGNNTTFEYTIPASAWKTSDSEWNSLVVNVVSGMTSSGYLSPAVSVDAIDLLK, from the coding sequence ATGAAGCTTTTATCTACGACTCAAAGCCTGATCTGCGGTTTAGGAATTGCATTTGCATCCTCTGCTAATGCAGGCTTTTCATTAAAAACAGACAGTAACTTTTATACAGTTGATACCAATGCCGGTGTGGTCTTTAGTATCCGCAGAACAGATAATAATTCGAGTACCCAGTCTGCGGGAGATATCGCATCTTTAAAAATTAATGGCAAAGAATTTCAGAATCAGTCCCGTGGCTCTCAAATCAATGCTGGCTTTGACTGGCTGTATAAAAATACCTCTGATGTGAATGTCAGTGCGTCTAAAATTGGTTCTGACTACATTAAAATTACCGTCAAAGCCGGAAAACTGACGCATTATTATATGGCGCGCAAAGGATATCCGGATATTTACATGGCGACTTATTTTACCAGCGAACCGGATGTTCATAATCACGTACGTTATATCCTGAGAATGAAGCGTGACCAGCTTCCTGATGGCCCGGTACCGTCAGATATTTCTAAAACCAAATCAACCGTTGAAGCAAAAGATATTTTTTCTCTGAGTAACGGTGAAACCCGTTCCAAACATTATTCCAATCAACGTCTTAAAGACTGGAAATACATTGGGGCGAAAGGAAATAATGTCGGGATCTGGGTCGTCAGGGATGATATGGAAGGCAGTTCCGGCGGGCCTTTTTATCGTAGCCTGCTGAATCAGGGAACGGAAAATGATCAGGAAATTACCTACATCATTAATTATGCTCAGGCACAGACTGAAAGCTACAGGTCCGGGATCCTCAATCACTATACATTAGTGGTGAATCAGGGACAGGCGCCATCAACCGATATTGATACCAGCTGGTTCAGTAAGATGGGATTAAGCGGTTATGTTGCTGACAGTAAACGGGGCCGGGTTTCCGGTGTCGGAATCAATAACCGGAATACCGACTACGATTACACGGTTGGCTTTTCGAACAGCAAAGCACAGTATTGGGCGGATGCGAATGTTGCCAGTGGTTACTTCAGTAAAGATCATATGCTGCCCGGCACTTATGACATGACTATTTATAAAAATGAACTGGCGGTTGATAAACGGCAGGTGAAAGTAACAGCAGGAAATACGACGGTCTTAAATACGATTTCAGTTGACAATGATCCGGGTAATGATGGCGTCATCTGGCGGATTGGTAAATGGGATGGCTCGCCGCAGGAGTTTTTAAATGGCAGCAAGCTGACAACCATGCACCCGTCTGATGTGCGGTTGAGTGACTGGGATGCATCGAACTTTATTGTGGGCAGCAGCCGGACCAACAGCTTCCCGGCTTATATCTGGAAAGATGTGAATAACGGTCATGTGATTTATTTCCGCCTGAATAAGTCTCAGCGGGAAAAAGCACATACATTGCGCATCGGGATTACAGATGCACTTTCCGGCGGTCGTCCCCGGATCTCAGTAAACAACTGGAGTTCGAAAATTCCGGCGGCTTCTGAGCAGCCTGAAACCCGAAGCCTGACAACCGGCAGTTACCGGGGCAACAATACCACATTTGAATATACGATTCCGGCCAGTGCATGGAAAACCAGTGACTCAGAATGGAACAGTCTGGTCGTTAATGTGGTGAGTGGCATGACTTCATCGGGTTACCTCTCTCCGGCCGTGAGTGTGGATGCGATTGATTTACTGAAATAA